A stretch of Ectothiorhodospiraceae bacterium BW-2 DNA encodes these proteins:
- a CDS encoding formylglycine-generating enzyme family protein: MISKSRSGVVRERRWIGMSVGIAWLFSAVAWADEGAADALLQRNVSQLKAFLAEQERERKERERERELVGEMVLVKGGCYQMGSNSGDSDEKPVHRVCLDSFKIGKYEVTQGQWQAVMGSNPSHFSNCGSNCPVENVSWDDIQQYIKKLNQKTSKRYRLPSEAEWEYAARGGTTTPFWTGNCITTKQANYDGNYDYKDCGAKTGTYRKITLPVGSFQPNAFGLYDMSGNVWEWVQDCWNNSYHGAPADGSAWESGECGRRVLRGGSWFSRPTYLRSADRGRDSTGYRGYGYGFRLILQD; this comes from the coding sequence ATGATCAGCAAGTCGAGGAGCGGTGTGGTGAGAGAGAGACGATGGATAGGGATGAGTGTGGGAATTGCGTGGCTATTTAGTGCGGTGGCGTGGGCAGATGAGGGTGCAGCAGATGCGCTGTTGCAACGCAATGTCAGCCAGCTCAAGGCGTTTTTGGCGGAGCAGGAGCGGGAGAGAAAGGAGCGGGAGCGGGAGCGGGAGTTGGTTGGCGAGATGGTATTGGTTAAAGGCGGCTGCTATCAGATGGGCAGCAACAGTGGTGATAGTGACGAAAAACCGGTGCATCGCGTCTGTCTTGACAGCTTCAAAATAGGTAAATACGAAGTGACCCAAGGGCAGTGGCAGGCTGTGATGGGGAGCAATCCGAGCCATTTTAGTAACTGCGGCAGCAACTGTCCGGTTGAAAATGTCAGTTGGGATGATATTCAGCAATACATCAAAAAACTGAACCAAAAGACGAGCAAGCGTTACCGTTTACCGAGTGAGGCTGAGTGGGAGTATGCGGCTCGAGGCGGCACCACCACTCCGTTCTGGACAGGAAATTGTATCACTACAAAGCAAGCAAACTATGATGGTAATTATGACTATAAAGATTGCGGCGCTAAGACCGGCACCTATCGCAAGATAACACTACCTGTTGGCTCGTTTCAACCCAACGCCTTTGGGTTATATGACATGAGCGGCAATGTCTGGGAGTGGGTGCAGGATTGTTGGAACAACAGCTACCATGGCGCTCCGGCTGATGGCAGTGCTTGGGAGAGCGGTGAGTGTGGCCGGCGCGTTCTGCGCGGTGGTTCCTGGTTCAGCAGACCGACCTACCTCCGTTCGGCCGACCGCGGCAGGGACAGCACCGGCTACCGCGGGTACGGCTACGGCTTCCGTCTGATTCTCCAGGACTAA